One part of the Rattus rattus isolate New Zealand chromosome 14, Rrattus_CSIRO_v1, whole genome shotgun sequence genome encodes these proteins:
- the LOC116883919 gene encoding calmodulin-4-like, with protein sequence MSHGFTKEQVAELHQAFDSVDKNKDGRINVQELGDVMKQMGKNMPEKDLKALISRVDTDGDGTISFEEFLTAMEKYKKGSKEELQAVFRVFDQNGDGYITMDELKQGLSQMGETLSEEELNDMIRVADADQDGKVNYEEFLRVFLEK encoded by the coding sequence ATGTCTCACGGGTTTACTAAGGAGCAGGTGGCTGAGTTACACCAAGCTTTCGATAGTGTTGACAAGAATAAGGATGGCCGTATCAACGTCCAGGAACTTGGAGACGTAATGAAGCAGATGGGTAAGAACATGCCAGAGAAGGATCTGAAAGCTCTCATCTCCAGGGTAGACACAGATGGCGATGGCACCATTAGCTTTGAAGAATTCTTGACCGCCATGGAGAAGTATAAGAAAGGGAGCAAGGAGGAGCTGCAGGCTGTGTTCCGGGTCTTTGACCAGAATGGTGATGGGTACATCACGATGGACGAGCTCAAGCAAGGCTTGTCCCAGATGGGTGAGACGCTGTCCGAGGAGGAGCTGAATGACATGATCCGTGTGGCTGATGCAGACCAAGATGGGAAGGTGAACTATGAGGAGTTTCTGAGAGTCTTCCTCGAGAAGTGA